The genomic interval TTTCCTTTTGTAAACAAAATTTATTACTATATTTGCATCCGCTTTCGGGCAGTATACTAATACATCTTCGGGGTGTAGCGTAGCCCGGTTATCGCGCCTGCTTTGGGAGCAGGAGGCCGCAGGTTCGAATCCTGCCACCCCGACAAAAGCCGAACAGAAATGTTCGGCTTTTTTATTGTCTTTAATTTATTATTTATGTTTTTCGTTTACATTCTTTATAGCATTACAAAAAAAAAGTTTTATATAGGTCAAACAAATGATATCAACGACAGACTTAAAAGACATAATAGCGGGCAGTCATTATCTACAAAGAATGGCATTCCATGGAAAATTATATATACGATTCAACTAAATTCAAGATCTGAAGCAGTAACTTTAGAAAACAAAATAAAAAAACGAGGTGCAAAAAGATATCTTCAAGATATAAGTTTTGATTGTCAATTGTAGCGAAGAACGGTTATAGCGTCCCGCCTTAAAGCGGGAAGGCCGCAGGTTCGAATCCTGCCACCCCGACCAGAAGACCTTCAAAGGCATTCAAAACCCCTTAAATCGTATGATTTAAGGGGTTTTTCTTTTTATTCAACTCCAAAATATTCAAGTTATATCAAAGAAAATGGGACCTATTCGGCTACCATTTTCTTTTTTTACCTTGCAGGTCCCAAAAATCATTTTAATGCTTTAAAAATCAGTCAATTGTGGTGAAATTTTAACATTTTATGCTTCTCGAATTAAGCAGTTTTTCAAAATAAAACCCAGCTTTCTTAAGACCCATTTAATGTGCAATTGATATGAAACATTAAATTTTTGAGATATGAAAACAGCAGGAATTACATTCGGAGTACTCTTTTACCTAAAGACCCAAAAAACCACGATCCAAGGTTCGGCTCCTATCTGTGCCCGAGTAACGGTAAATGGAAGACGGACTGAGATTTCAGTCAAGCGTTCCGTTAAGGCAACCGAATGGGATGAAAGAAAAGGCATGGCTAAGGGAAACCGCAAAGAAATTACTGAACTCAACATTTTTCTTAACCAGTTCAAGGCAAAAATCATAAATACCTATCAGCAGATGCTACTGAATGATGATGCTATAGACGGCCCTGCGATACGCGACCGGGTAATGGGCACGGACAGCAAATCTCCAACTCTAATGGCACTGATGGAATATCATAATGAACAGCAGATGCATAAACTTGCTCCGGGAACCATGAAGAATTACCATACCACCCAGCGGTATATAAAAACATTCTTGAGGGAAAAACTCTACAGAAACGATATTGCCCTTTCGCAGCTTAAGCACAAATTTATTCTGGATTTTGAACGTTATCTATTTAATTATGTTCCAAAGGACCACCAGAAGCCACTTAATAACAACGGCATCATGAAGCATATCGAAAGGCTACGAAAAATGATAAATATGGCTGTCAAGCTGGATTGGCTTGCTAAAGATCCTTTTGCCAGCTTCAAAAAACATTTTGACAAAGTAGAACGGCATTCATTGAATGGTAAAGAACTTGCATCGCTGATAGATAAAGAATTTACTATCGAAAGGCTGAGAAATGTTCGGGATATGTTTCTGTTCAGCTGTTATACAGGTCTTTCTTATATTGAACTCGCTGAACTAACCCCAAGCAAGATTGTTACAGGTATAGACGGTGGTCTATGGATATCTACATGCAGAGCAAAAACAGACACAGGAGTAAATGTACCTTTACTTCCTCAGGCGACAGATTTAATGGAAAAATACCGTGATGATCCACGGGCACTGAATAACGGCACGGTATTTCCAGTAATTTCAAACCAGCGAATGAACGGATATCTTAAAGAGATCGCTGATATTAGTGGTATAACTAAAACACTAACCTTTCATATTGCTCGACATACTTTTGCAACGACCGTTACTCTTAGTAACGGCGTACCAATTGAGAGTGTATCTAAAATGCTGGGACATACAAGCATTCGCACCACTCAAATCTATGCTAAGGTGGTTGAACAAAAACTCAGCGAGGATATGTGCAAGCTTAAACAGCGGATGTCTAATCTTTTATTAGATGATTGAAAGCTTTCGAATTTTTACAAAGGCAGTCTGAAATTAATGACTGCCTTTTTTTTATTGGTTTAATCTAATTTGATTTGGAGAAGATTTTTTTAAGCTTTGATTATGTAAAATCTACTTTTGTATTAACAACTTCTTTAACAGAAAAAAAGAGCAAAAGCCTGCCAAATAGAACACATTTGTTCTCCCTAATGCTACAATACTTTTATTTTGTATGCTCTGAAGCCAATAACCTTATTGTAATGACAGAGTAATGTAAATATGAGTATTATGAATGTAGATCTTATTACAAGAGATGACCTTGAAAAGTTTAAAAAAGAATTACTGGAAGAGATCAAGCGATATCAACAATACCCTCGCAAAAAAGGCGAGGAAACCCGCGTATGGCTTAAAAGTTATGAGGTGCGTAAACTTCTAAATATTTCGGCTGGAACGCTTCAGAATCTTAGATTAAACGGCACTCTGCCCTACAATAAAATTGGCGGGCTTATGTATTACCGCTATGACGATATCCAAAAACTGATGGATGGTAAGTAATATAAAGTAAATTGAGATTTTGATTTACATTATTCCAATAATTTTACAAAATCTTTTCTTGTGATTCTTTAGAGCCACTTATAAATGCATTCAATACTCATAATTTAGTTTAAAAATTATAAACTATTACTGCTAACCGAAACAGACTTTCAATTACTTCCTGTCCCTCCGATTCTGATACTGTTTCAAAACCTCTACAGCTTCTTAATTCTTCAATAGTTAATTTTTCAGCTTTTTGTTTCTGATCGCAAAAATTGCTTTCTTTTTGTTCGAGTCTTATATCCCGACTTTCAGCCTGTGGCTTTTTCAGAGTTCTATCTGCCATCATTCTCCTTTTAATAATTTATTTACTATCTTTCACCTCCTGCAGTAAACTGCAAAAGATCATTTTCAAGATCTTTACTATTTACACATCATTACTTATTTTAATTAATAAAAAATGCATGCTTAAAGTCATTTCAATAATAGTGTCACTGGTACTCTTTATCTTTTAAAACCCTAATCTTCAAAATAAAAAAGTCAGGCTAACACTTTATGATTGTATAGATTAAAGCTGTGACAGTATATAGCCATTCATCTGATAAACAGCAATTAATAAAATCTTACCGATGTATCTTATCAATTCTTTATATAGGGTACGCTAAAAATCATGTTTCATACATTGTATATGAATCAACACTAGCATAAATATGCTATTCTTAGAATTTCCCTGTCATATCAATACTTTTTTTTATATGCTTTTCTTCAAATTCCTCTGTGAGCTGTATTATCTTTTTAGATAAAACAGCCAATTCTATTGTCTGCTTTTCGAGTTTGTACAGATATGCCGAAGCTTTCTTTTCGGAAAATTTGTGGTATAAAAGCTTTACGGCCTGATTGTAATTTATCCCGACAGCTCTAAACTGGCTGTAAAGAGAGGTCAGGCGCATATAGTAGTCCATTGCGGCTTTATCGATCCTGACTATTTTAACTCCCTTCTGAAATACGCAGGCGGTAATAAAATGCGCCATTACGTGCATTCCTGACGTTTCAAAAAGAGTTAGGAAACGGGCATTTTCTTCTGCAGTAAGGCTGATGGAATATCGGTGAACGGCAGGATCTGTTTTGGAAGGCCTGCCTCCTTTGTGCGGGTTATTTTTCTTTTCATTTTCCATGGCTTCAGTTTAATGGTATTGCTTAAGCCCAATATATCTTATAACTGACAGTTAAAACCGGATTTGGAATTATGTGGAATTATTTGGAAGCATTTGGCGTACTACCTCTAAATACGGTCTTTAATCTTAATAATTGGACATCCTCAGCCAAATAAAGCCACCGGCAGACACTCTTAAGAAGCAGACAGTTTTCAGAATTAAATTTTCCGAAAACATAATATTATGCTCTACAAAGAAACTGTTACTCCCAAGATGTGGGAACTGCTCCAAATGCTTATGAAAGATGAAAAACTGAAGGATTTTAATCTTGTAGGAGGAACTGCATTAAGCCTGATGATAGGACATCGGTTAAGTGTGGATTTAGACCTGTTCTCTACACAAGATTTTAATGTTCAGACTATGCTTGCTCATTTAAGCAGTAAGCATCCTGTCACAATCAGGGATTTATTTGACAATACAATGCTTTTAAATATTGGTCAGGTCAAGGTAGACATTCTAGCCCATAAATATCCATGGCAGGAGCCTATTCAAACCGAAGAGGGAATCAGACTTGCGTCTTTACGCGATATAG from Flavobacterium sp. carries:
- a CDS encoding nucleotidyl transferase AbiEii/AbiGii toxin family protein; this translates as MLYKETVTPKMWELLQMLMKDEKLKDFNLVGGTALSLMIGHRLSVDLDLFSTQDFNVQTMLAHLSSKHPVTIRDLFDNTMLLNIGQVKVDILAHKYPWQEPIQTEEGIRLASLRDIGAMKLHAIFQNGTRIKDFVDMYFLLEHHPLRTYLDAYQNKYNGNPALASHSLLHHENIDMEEKVKLLKGKQTNWNKMTQRLKKAVFNPSFNFSEPKNQVPPPNKRRGFRR
- a CDS encoding site-specific integrase, whose protein sequence is MKTAGITFGVLFYLKTQKTTIQGSAPICARVTVNGRRTEISVKRSVKATEWDERKGMAKGNRKEITELNIFLNQFKAKIINTYQQMLLNDDAIDGPAIRDRVMGTDSKSPTLMALMEYHNEQQMHKLAPGTMKNYHTTQRYIKTFLREKLYRNDIALSQLKHKFILDFERYLFNYVPKDHQKPLNNNGIMKHIERLRKMINMAVKLDWLAKDPFASFKKHFDKVERHSLNGKELASLIDKEFTIERLRNVRDMFLFSCYTGLSYIELAELTPSKIVTGIDGGLWISTCRAKTDTGVNVPLLPQATDLMEKYRDDPRALNNGTVFPVISNQRMNGYLKEIADISGITKTLTFHIARHTFATTVTLSNGVPIESVSKMLGHTSIRTTQIYAKVVEQKLSEDMCKLKQRMSNLLLDD
- the mobA gene encoding conjugal transfer protein MobA; translation: MENEKKNNPHKGGRPSKTDPAVHRYSISLTAEENARFLTLFETSGMHVMAHFITACVFQKGVKIVRIDKAAMDYYMRLTSLYSQFRAVGINYNQAVKLLYHKFSEKKASAYLYKLEKQTIELAVLSKKIIQLTEEFEEKHIKKSIDMTGKF
- a CDS encoding helix-turn-helix domain-containing protein — translated: MNVDLITRDDLEKFKKELLEEIKRYQQYPRKKGEETRVWLKSYEVRKLLNISAGTLQNLRLNGTLPYNKIGGLMYYRYDDIQKLMDGK